In Desulfotignum phosphitoxidans DSM 13687, one DNA window encodes the following:
- the thiC gene encoding phosphomethylpyrimidine synthase ThiC, whose translation MITQLESARQGILTSEMKAIAGQEGLDETFILDHVAKGEIVIPCNPNRKYQKTVGIGTGLRTKVNASIGTSSDICDIGLEVEKARAAEEECADTLMELSAAGDMDKIRRTVLDSTNLPVGNVPLYQAFKETIQKHRNPAKLDPEYLFDLMEQQLADGLSFMAIHCGINQYAIDRLRKQGFRYGGLASKGGTFMVAWMDINQRENPLYEQFDRVCRLMKKYDAVLSLGNGIRAGAIHDSHDRAQMAEMIINCELAEIGREMGCQTMVEGPGHVPLDEIEGNIMLEKRMSGNAPYYVLGPIPCDTGAGYDHISAAIGAASSARFGADLVCYITPAEHLALPDVHDVREGVRATRLAVRIGDLAKYPDRRDTEKQAALARRDMRWEDLSRHLLFPDIAEAVRSARAPEEKQTCTMCGDFCAMKKGMELFETDIKEKR comes from the coding sequence ATGATCACTCAGCTGGAATCTGCCCGTCAGGGCATTCTTACGTCTGAAATGAAGGCCATTGCCGGGCAGGAAGGTCTGGATGAGACCTTTATCCTGGATCATGTGGCAAAAGGGGAGATCGTCATCCCCTGCAATCCCAACAGAAAATATCAGAAAACCGTCGGCATCGGCACGGGCCTGCGCACCAAAGTCAATGCCTCCATCGGCACCTCGTCGGATATCTGCGACATCGGTCTGGAGGTGGAAAAGGCCCGGGCCGCAGAAGAAGAATGCGCCGACACCCTTATGGAGCTGTCCGCTGCCGGTGACATGGACAAAATCCGGCGGACCGTTCTGGACAGCACAAACCTGCCCGTGGGCAATGTGCCGCTGTACCAGGCGTTCAAGGAAACCATCCAAAAACACAGAAATCCGGCAAAACTGGACCCGGAGTATCTGTTTGATCTCATGGAGCAGCAGCTGGCCGACGGATTGAGTTTCATGGCCATTCACTGCGGCATCAACCAGTATGCCATCGACCGCTTGAGAAAACAGGGGTTCCGCTACGGCGGCCTGGCCTCCAAAGGCGGGACGTTCATGGTGGCCTGGATGGATATCAATCAAAGGGAAAACCCGCTGTATGAACAGTTCGACCGGGTGTGCCGTCTGATGAAAAAATATGATGCCGTGCTGTCTTTGGGCAACGGGATCCGGGCCGGAGCGATTCACGACAGCCATGACCGGGCCCAGATGGCAGAGATGATCATCAACTGCGAACTGGCGGAGATCGGACGGGAAATGGGGTGCCAGACCATGGTGGAAGGCCCGGGCCATGTGCCTTTAGATGAGATTGAAGGCAACATCATGCTGGAAAAACGCATGTCCGGTAACGCGCCCTATTATGTGCTGGGACCCATCCCCTGCGACACGGGTGCCGGATACGACCATATTTCTGCGGCCATCGGCGCGGCCAGTTCGGCCCGGTTCGGGGCCGACCTGGTGTGCTACATCACCCCGGCCGAACACCTGGCACTGCCGGATGTTCATGATGTCAGAGAAGGGGTGAGAGCCACCCGCCTGGCCGTGCGTATCGGGGATCTGGCTAAGTATCCGGACCGGCGGGACACGGAAAAACAGGCGGCCCTGGCCAGAAGGGACATGCGCTGGGAGGATCTGTCCCGGCACCTCCTGTTCCCGGACATCGCTGAGGCCGTGCGTTCAGCCCGGGCACCGGAAGAAAAACAGACCTGCACCATGTGCGGGGATTTCTGTGCCATGAAAAAAGGCATGGAACTATTTGAAACCGATATCAAAGAGAAGAGGTAA
- a CDS encoding DUF2442 domain-containing protein codes for MSTAVEITEPRLTNIEITDSEITAFLSDGRRISVPLAWSWRLSDATPKQRQNYEIIGTGQGIHWPDIDEDISIEGMLFGIPARRPQLLSA; via the coding sequence ATGAGCACTGCGGTTGAAATTACAGAACCAAGATTGACTAACATAGAAATAACAGACAGTGAGATAACGGCCTTTCTTTCTGACGGTCGAAGAATAAGTGTTCCATTGGCCTGGTCTTGGAGGTTGTCGGACGCAACTCCGAAACAGCGTCAAAATTACGAAATAATCGGCACTGGGCAAGGTATTCACTGGCCTGACATTGATGAGGATATAAGTATTGAAGGAATGCTTTTTGGTATCCCCGCACGACGTCCTCAACTTTTATCTGCTTAA
- a CDS encoding NUDIX domain-containing protein yields MSIPLKWEFPGGEIKPGETSEHCCCREIAGELAVQVPVYHTLVQGTHAYPDFTITLREHAAVVWKAGS; encoded by the coding sequence ATGTCCATACCTTTGAAGTGGGAGTTTCCCGGCGGCGAAATCAAACCAGGCGAAACCTCGGAACACTGCTGTTGCCGGGAAATTGCCGGGGAACTGGCCGTCCAGGTGCCCGTGTACCATACCCTGGTTCAAGGGACCCATGCGTATCCGGATTTTACCATCACCCTGCGGGAGCATGCGGCCGTGGTTTGGAAAGCTGGAAGCTGA
- a CDS encoding CHASE domain-containing protein: MVTEYNRDQKFVSLKQLLRYATLLILFCITAWLWWMWNEANREREQARFNLYTEKIGADIQARLHNYKMVLQGGAGVFAASEEVNRQEWRAYYEFRQIKHLYPGFYAVGFFSVVRQERLDRHIQEIRATGMPDYAVWPAAERTIYAPLVFMEPFEALDPRTLGWDGFSIPGVRAAMERACDTGEFTMSEMVSLPMDEDRAAFLMVLPVFEGHYLPDNPADRRLAIEGFLAYMIFVDELMAGIFSSPSENISFALFSSVDSDVPLYAGSRFSGGVGPEGTSMFSRRRVLDLYGQQWVLEFNSTRAFESSVDHWTPRGILAAGLAVGILAFLWMRALEKTNDRAKILAATLTAALQESNDTYRLLLDNLPVGVAHIGRGMEVLSVNATMHRWFPGMDTAGKPLCHTVLHVPGRTEPCTGCPVEQVLADGRPCETERQASTSEGVLDFHMTAVPIRDTKQTLQSVLLVIKDITGEKKAEQDRIARRAAEKANQAKSAFLSNMSHEIRTPLNAIIGFGAVLQRDTSLTPVQARQVQTVNRSSRHLLNLINDILDISKIEAGQLSLNISDFALHDLLDDLELMFRSRAEAMGLAINVERMDNVPQYVKGDEGKLRQVLVNLLGNALKFTESGGVGLRIRADAAGSRTGGPGEDLHLRFEVEDSGCGISEEALGQIFKPFQQADNGVKAGGTGLGLAISRALIQLMGGTITVKSTVGKGSCFFFHITVQPAEQADKPSAAVTPQVTGIAPGTGPWRILVVDDQPENRMLLHDLLQPVGFEIKEAANGAEALTLFEKWAPHAVLMDMRMPVMDGYEATRRIKSTPKGRVTPVIAVTASAFEDNRSDIQNAGTDAFIRKPFRPEEMFEALKHALGITFVYANDAGQASRKTSAWSLKPEDLGILPADLVQAMCQAVEIGDMTELGTLIDRVRETDEPTADRLRTLADQYDYDKLFRVLSNKAETGNKEETG; encoded by the coding sequence ATGGTAACCGAATATAACAGGGATCAAAAATTTGTGAGCCTCAAACAGCTGCTGCGCTATGCCACACTGCTGATTTTGTTCTGTATCACGGCCTGGCTGTGGTGGATGTGGAATGAAGCGAACCGGGAAAGGGAGCAGGCCCGGTTCAATCTGTATACAGAAAAAATCGGTGCCGATATCCAGGCACGGCTTCATAATTATAAGATGGTTCTTCAGGGCGGGGCCGGGGTGTTTGCCGCCTCCGAAGAAGTGAACAGACAGGAGTGGCGGGCCTATTATGAGTTCCGGCAGATCAAGCACCTGTATCCGGGATTTTATGCGGTGGGTTTTTTTTCCGTGGTCAGACAAGAGCGGCTGGACCGGCATATTCAGGAGATCCGGGCAACAGGGATGCCCGACTATGCGGTCTGGCCGGCGGCCGAGCGGACGATCTATGCCCCGCTGGTGTTTATGGAACCCTTTGAAGCACTGGATCCTCGTACCCTCGGGTGGGACGGTTTTTCCATCCCCGGGGTCAGAGCAGCCATGGAACGGGCCTGTGATACTGGGGAGTTTACCATGTCTGAAATGGTAAGCCTGCCCATGGATGAAGACCGTGCTGCATTTCTCATGGTTCTTCCCGTGTTTGAAGGTCACTATCTGCCGGATAATCCGGCAGACCGAAGGCTGGCCATTGAGGGTTTTCTGGCTTATATGATCTTTGTCGATGAACTGATGGCCGGTATCTTTTCAAGCCCATCTGAAAATATTTCCTTTGCCCTGTTCAGCAGCGTTGATTCGGATGTGCCGTTATATGCCGGCAGCCGGTTTTCCGGCGGTGTCGGCCCGGAAGGCACATCGATGTTCTCCCGGCGCCGGGTCCTCGATCTTTATGGGCAGCAGTGGGTGCTGGAATTTAACAGCACCCGTGCTTTTGAATCCAGTGTGGATCACTGGACCCCCCGGGGGATACTGGCAGCCGGTCTGGCCGTAGGCATCCTGGCATTTCTATGGATGCGGGCCCTGGAAAAAACGAATGACCGGGCAAAAATCCTGGCAGCAACGCTGACCGCCGCTTTGCAGGAAAGCAATGACACCTACCGGCTGCTGCTTGACAATCTGCCCGTGGGGGTGGCCCACATCGGCAGAGGAATGGAGGTGCTGTCGGTCAATGCCACCATGCACCGGTGGTTTCCGGGCATGGATACGGCAGGCAAACCGCTCTGCCATACTGTTTTACATGTTCCGGGCAGAACAGAACCATGCACGGGATGTCCCGTGGAACAGGTGCTGGCGGACGGCCGTCCCTGCGAAACTGAAAGGCAGGCATCGACATCTGAAGGTGTCCTGGATTTTCACATGACCGCCGTCCCTATCAGGGATACCAAACAAACCCTTCAAAGCGTGCTGCTGGTGATCAAAGACATTACCGGCGAAAAAAAGGCGGAGCAGGACCGCATTGCCCGCCGGGCCGCAGAAAAAGCCAACCAGGCAAAAAGCGCTTTTCTGTCCAACATGAGCCATGAGATCCGCACACCCCTCAATGCCATTATCGGGTTCGGCGCAGTGCTCCAGCGGGATACATCCCTGACTCCAGTGCAGGCCCGGCAGGTACAGACCGTCAATCGCAGCAGCCGGCACCTGCTGAACCTGATCAACGATATCCTGGATATTTCAAAAATCGAAGCGGGCCAGCTGTCGTTGAACATCTCCGATTTTGCCCTCCATGACCTGCTGGATGACCTGGAATTGATGTTCCGTTCCCGGGCGGAAGCCATGGGGCTGGCGATCAACGTGGAACGGATGGACAACGTGCCGCAGTATGTGAAAGGTGACGAAGGCAAGCTCCGCCAGGTACTGGTCAATCTGCTGGGAAATGCCCTGAAATTTACGGAATCCGGCGGAGTGGGATTGCGTATCCGGGCAGATGCAGCCGGCAGCCGGACCGGAGGTCCCGGAGAGGACCTGCATCTCCGGTTTGAAGTGGAAGACAGTGGCTGCGGTATTTCAGAAGAAGCACTGGGGCAAATTTTCAAACCGTTCCAACAGGCCGATAACGGGGTGAAAGCCGGGGGTACCGGACTGGGGCTGGCCATTTCCAGGGCACTGATCCAACTCATGGGCGGGACCATCACCGTGAAAAGTACGGTGGGTAAAGGCAGCTGCTTTTTCTTTCATATCACGGTTCAGCCGGCCGAACAGGCTGACAAACCATCGGCGGCCGTTACACCGCAGGTGACCGGCATCGCGCCCGGCACCGGACCCTGGCGGATACTGGTGGTGGATGATCAACCGGAAAACCGCATGCTTCTCCATGATCTTCTTCAGCCGGTGGGGTTTGAAATCAAAGAGGCAGCCAACGGGGCCGAGGCTTTGACCCTCTTTGAAAAATGGGCGCCCCATGCCGTGCTCATGGATATGCGGATGCCGGTCATGGACGGATATGAAGCCACCCGGCGGATCAAGTCAACGCCAAAGGGACGGGTCACACCGGTCATTGCCGTCACTGCCAGCGCATTTGAAGACAACCGATCTGACATTCAGAATGCCGGAACCGATGCGTTCATTCGTAAACCGTTCAGACCGGAGGAAATGTTTGAAGCGCTGAAACATGCCCTGGGAATCACTTTTGTTTATGCAAATGACGCCGGCCAGGCATCCCGTAAAACCAGTGCCTGGTCCCTGAAGCCGGAAGATCTGGGGATCCTGCCCGCAGACCTGGTCCAGGCCATGTGCCAGGCAGTGGAAATTGGGGATATGACGGAACTGGGGACATTGATCGACCGGGTCCGGGAAACAGATGAACCGACCGCAGACAGGCTACGAACCCTGGCGGATCAGTATGACTATGACAAACTGTTTCGTGTATTATCAAACAAGGCTGAAACCGGAAACAAGGAGGAAACTGGATGA
- a CDS encoding response regulator has product MIPANEKATIMLVDDTPANLKLLEQLLKKEGCRVMQFPNGRTALGALARKQPDLILLDIMMPEMDGFEVCARLKENEATRDIPVIFISALADTEHKIRAFTEGGVDYVTKPFQEEEILARVKTHLSLRQMQQELRKHNLYLEELVREKVREISESQLSTIHAVSKLAEYRDDETGRHIERTRLFCRMLAEVLAEKSRYSGSINKTFIENIYHAAPLHDIGKVGIPDSILLKPGKLDTEEFEIIKTHTTIGAMTLQQVRNKYPQNAFVNMGIALTRSHHEKWDGSGYPDGLSGEDIPLSARIMAVADVYDALRSERPYKKAFSHEKSCGIIREGNGSHFDPDIVAAFNSIHLELAQVREQIKGHDIMSPSE; this is encoded by the coding sequence ATGATCCCTGCCAACGAAAAAGCAACCATCATGCTGGTAGATGACACACCAGCCAACCTGAAGCTGCTCGAACAACTGCTCAAGAAAGAAGGGTGCCGGGTGATGCAGTTTCCAAACGGCCGCACCGCCCTGGGCGCACTGGCCAGAAAGCAGCCGGACCTGATTCTACTGGATATCATGATGCCTGAAATGGATGGATTTGAGGTGTGCGCCCGGCTCAAAGAAAATGAGGCGACCCGGGATATTCCCGTGATTTTCATCAGTGCTCTGGCAGACACTGAACACAAAATCAGGGCGTTTACCGAAGGCGGTGTGGACTATGTAACCAAGCCGTTCCAGGAAGAGGAGATCCTGGCCCGGGTCAAAACCCACCTCAGTCTCCGGCAGATGCAGCAGGAACTTCGAAAACACAATCTTTACCTGGAAGAACTGGTGCGGGAAAAAGTCAGAGAGATTTCAGAGTCTCAATTGTCCACCATCCATGCCGTGTCCAAGCTGGCGGAATACCGCGATGATGAGACCGGCCGGCATATCGAGCGCACCCGGCTTTTCTGCCGAATGCTTGCCGAAGTGCTCGCGGAAAAATCCAGGTATTCCGGCAGTATCAATAAAACCTTTATCGAAAATATTTATCATGCCGCACCGCTGCACGATATCGGCAAGGTCGGCATTCCGGACAGCATACTCCTCAAACCCGGAAAACTGGATACAGAGGAGTTCGAAATAATCAAGACCCACACCACCATCGGGGCAATGACCCTGCAACAGGTCAGAAACAAATATCCCCAGAACGCGTTTGTGAACATGGGGATCGCACTGACCCGCTCCCACCATGAAAAATGGGACGGGTCCGGGTATCCGGACGGCCTGTCCGGTGAGGATATCCCCCTGAGTGCAAGGATCATGGCCGTCGCCGACGTCTATGACGCGCTCCGGTCGGAACGGCCTTACAAAAAGGCGTTTTCCCACGAAAAAAGCTGCGGGATCATCCGGGAAGGCAATGGAAGCCACTTTGACCCTGACATTGTGGCAGCCTTTAACTCAATCCATCTGGAACTGGCTCAAGTAAGGGAACAAATAAAAGGTCATGACATCATGTCACCTTCTGAGTGA
- a CDS encoding lipocalin family protein, producing the protein MNRAFPVDHLRCLSRTVLHLSDNGFLTLAGKTGTRLSEINEWKKAEGKTYFVNNDSEGYLKVSFFGPFYGSYVIFELDHENYQYAFVSGPSTKYLWLLSRTPSVGREVVEKFIEMSKSRGFDTDELIFVQHN; encoded by the coding sequence TTGAACCGGGCCTTCCCTGTTGATCACCTCCGCTGTCTGTCAAGAACGGTCCTGCATCTATCCGACAACGGCTTCTTGACCCTGGCAGGAAAGACCGGCACCCGCCTGTCCGAAATCAATGAATGGAAAAAAGCTGAGGGTAAGACCTATTTTGTGAACAACGATTCAGAGGGCTATCTTAAAGTTTCATTCTTCGGTCCGTTTTATGGGTCTTATGTGATTTTCGAGTTGGATCATGAAAACTATCAATATGCTTTTGTTTCCGGCCCAAGCACAAAATATCTGTGGTTGTTGTCTCGGACACCTTCAGTAGGAAGAGAAGTTGTTGAAAAATTCATTGAAATGTCCAAGTCGCGTGGTTTTGATACAGATGAATTGATTTTTGTGCAACACAATTAA
- a CDS encoding YhdH/YhfP family quinone oxidoreductase → MTDQTFDAFIVKEIADKQYAGRVEQTRVRDLPEGEVLIRVKYSSLNYKDALSATGNKGVTRTYPHTPGIDAAGHVEESRVPVLAPGDPVIVTSYDLGMNTAGGFGQYIRVPADWVVPLPGGLTLAESMILGTAGFTAAMSVEKIFDIPVDAGPILVTGATGGVGSLAVAILSKLKYEVTAVSGKKETGFLKTLGASEIIDRRAFVQNNGAPILKPRWAGVIDTVGGDILATAIKSARAWGKVTCCGLVASSDLPITVFPFILRGVSLFGIDSQHYPIAPRQALWKKLAHDWKPDNLKDMATHITLHQLPTAIDNMLNGRLKGRTVVNLG, encoded by the coding sequence ATGACCGATCAGACCTTTGACGCATTCATCGTAAAAGAAATTGCTGACAAACAATATGCCGGACGTGTCGAGCAGACCCGTGTCCGGGATCTGCCTGAAGGCGAGGTCCTGATCCGGGTCAAATATTCCTCTCTCAACTACAAGGATGCCCTGTCCGCCACCGGCAACAAAGGGGTCACCCGCACCTATCCCCACACCCCGGGCATTGATGCGGCCGGCCATGTCGAAGAAAGCCGGGTTCCGGTACTGGCCCCGGGTGATCCCGTGATCGTCACTTCATATGACTTAGGCATGAACACGGCCGGGGGATTTGGTCAGTATATCCGGGTGCCGGCGGACTGGGTGGTGCCTCTGCCCGGCGGCCTGACCCTGGCGGAGAGCATGATCCTGGGAACCGCCGGATTCACGGCCGCCATGTCCGTTGAAAAGATTTTCGACATCCCTGTGGATGCCGGGCCGATCCTGGTGACGGGTGCCACGGGCGGGGTGGGGTCTCTGGCCGTGGCCATTCTGTCAAAACTCAAGTATGAGGTGACCGCGGTTTCCGGAAAAAAGGAAACCGGTTTTCTCAAAACGCTGGGGGCATCGGAAATTATCGATCGCAGGGCGTTTGTCCAGAACAACGGCGCGCCCATACTCAAACCCCGGTGGGCCGGGGTGATTGATACTGTCGGCGGCGATATCCTGGCGACAGCCATTAAATCCGCCCGGGCCTGGGGAAAGGTGACCTGCTGCGGACTGGTGGCTTCTTCGGACCTGCCGATCACGGTATTTCCCTTTATTCTGAGAGGGGTATCGCTGTTTGGCATCGATTCCCAGCATTACCCCATAGCGCCCAGACAGGCGTTGTGGAAAAAGCTGGCACACGACTGGAAACCGGATAATTTAAAGGACATGGCCACCCATATTACCCTGCACCAGCTGCCCACTGCGATCGACAACATGCTCAACGGCCGGCTCAAGGGCCGGACGGTCGTAAATCTGGGATAG